The genomic DNA GCGAAGTCACGGTCTATGATTCCATGGCGGTGAAAAAGGCATTTGAGATGCTGAATCGCTCCGACGTCATCGAGCGACTGATCAACGAACTGATTGCCGGAGAGCATGACAAGGCCGGCGCCATCAAACAGATTCTGGTGGCGATCGGCAGCGAAGAGGTTGCTCTGGCACTCTCGCAGATCATCGCCCATCCGGTCAGGCAGGTCCGGCAGCAATCCCTCAAGGTGCTGGCCGAGCTTGGGAAAGCCTCTCTCAAGATTTTCTCGCGGATAATCGTCGATGATTCCTGGTTTGAGCGGGATGCCGAACGGTTCGAGCTCCCCGATGCCAAATGGTACACCATCCGCAATTCCATTTTCGTCCTCGGTTCGCTCAAAGACCCTGAGGGTGTGATTCCACTCCGGCTCAGGATCAGCGACCACGACATCCGTGTCAGGCGCGAAATCGTCAGTGCGCTCGAAAAAATCGGTGGGGACGAAGCGGTCGACCTGCTTGTCCTGATGGCCGAAGACGAGGCGCGGGAAATTCGTGAGAGCGCCATCAGCGCCGTCGGTGTCATTGGCAGTGCCGACACCGTCCCGCTGCTTATCGATGTTGCCCGTCGGAACTCCTCCGAGGCGATCCGTGCCGTCTCGGTGATGGGCAAGCTTGGCGGTCCAGAGGCCAAGAACTACCTGAGCCAGCTATTAGAGGACGAAAACGCCCTTACTACTCTCTCGGCCGGCAAAGTCTCCAAGGAGGACCTCCGCGTCGCTGTGGTGAAGGCGTTGGGTGCAATGGGGTCTGAGGCGATCGAGAAGATCCGGAAGTACCAGGCGAGCCTTTCTGCTGCCCAGAAGCTATTTTTCAAGAACTCCCCGGTCAACCGGGCGATTGCCGAAGTTCTCAACCGAAAATAATCGCGCCACCCCTGCCTTCCTGACACTTAGATGTCAAGAAGGCATTTATGTTCTGCCATTTCCTGCCAGTTAAGTGCCAATATGGCACGATGATTTCGTGATGACGTTCAGCCATTTTGTTAATCTATTGTCAATCAATGCATTACATAACTTGGCACGACCGTTGTATTACCTCAGGGTGTGAGAAACGAAAACAGAAATCAGAAAGAGGAGGTATGTACAATGACCAGCTTGATGGTGAGACCGTTTAACGGATGGACCCGCGAGGTTGACCGCATGTTCAACGACTTTTTCAATGTCCCGGCGTTCCGGCATGATGTCGATGCCGACTTCGCGCCGCGCGTCAACATCAAAGAGACCAAGGATGACATCCGTTTGACTTTCGAGCTGCCCGGCTTGGACAAGAAGGACATCAAGGTAGTCGTCACCGACGGCAACCTGGTGGTCTCAGGCGAGCGGAATTTCCGCGAAGAGCAGAAGGACGAAAACTCCATCCGAACCGAAATCCGTTCCGGCAAGTTCTGCCGCACCTTCACGCTGCCCGATACGGTGAAATCCGACAGCGTCTCGGCTGACTACAAGAACGGGATGCTCGAGGTCAAGCTCGCCAAGCTTGAGGAAGTGAAGCCGAAAGAGGTCGAGATCAAAGTCTCGTAAGCGCACCGAACAGAGTGCATTGGGTTGATCGAGGTGGAAGGCTGGTCGGTAACGACCAGCCTTTCTGGTTTGCGAGGTGTACGGACGTGTGAGTCATTGCGAGACGACGCGATTCGCGGCGGCGAAGCAATCTCGGATCCCCGTCGTGGCCACAGAACGAGATTGACTTCGGCGAAGCGCCTCGCAATGACTGAACTGTCGTTCTGGGGACTGTGCGCAACTAAGAGGAGAGTGTCGTCGCGTCGAGCGGAGTCGAGACGCGAAGTGTGGTGTGTGCCGGAATGGCTCGGAATGGTTCTCGTCTTCGCTCGAACCGACGAAGGAATGCCGCAGCTGGAGCAATGGACTACCATTCACGATTCACTGGTTGCGTCAGGTCCTGCGCGAGGCTTCCGAGTGTGTGACCTGACGCATGCCCCGTGTGCCGCCCTGAGCGAAGACGAAGGCTTGCGGCGGGTGAAGGCGTGGTAGGTCGGGTTCCGAGATCGCTTCGACCGAGAAACCCGACACAGAAGAAACGCTGCAATGCCCGTTGCGTCTGGTCCTGCGCGAGGCTTCCGAGCGTGTGACCTGACGCACGTGCGGCGTGACGCCCTGAGCGGAGTCGAAGGGCGAACGCAGTCAAATGGACCAAAGGTGGTGACATGAAATGGCCAAAACCTATTACGACATACTCGGCGTGAGCGAGACCGCTTCACCGGATGAAATCAAGAAGCAGTTCCGCAAACTGGCCAAGAAATATCACCCGGACCGAAACAAAGGAGACAAAACCGCCGAAGCGACATTCAAAGAGCTCTCTGAGGCGTACGACACCCTGTCCGACCCGAAGAAGAAGACCGAATACGACCAGATGCTCAAGTATGGCGCCTTCGCCAATGCTGGACCGTACGCCTCCGCCGACCACGGATTCGACTGGTCACAATTCGGCGGCAATGGCAGCACGCGCGTGCATGTCGAAGGGTTTGACAATATCGATGATCTCGGCGAATTGCTCGACTCATTGTTCGGCGGCCGCGCGGGCGGCCCGACCGGCAGCAGGTTTGACTTCAACATGGGGCGATCTCAGGAGAACCAGCCTCGCAAGGGACGCGATGTCGAAACCGAATTGAGCGTATCTTTCTGGGAAGCAATTAGCGGCGCCGAACGGCTTCTCTCTCGCGGGCGTGGCCGCGAACGATTGAAGGTGAGAATTCCTGCCGGTATCGAAGATGGCGGACGAATCCGCCTGACCGGACAGGGGGAACCGGGCTTGTATGGTGGCCCGAACGGTGATATACTGATTACGGTGAGGGTTATGGCAGATCCTGTGTTTAGCCGCAAAGGGAACGACATCTACACCTTGGTGGAGATCCCATTCACCGAGGCGATCCTCGGCTGCAAGAAAACTATCTCAACTCTCACGAAAAGCGTCTCCCTGACTATCCCGCCGGGCACACAGCCCGGCACGCTCATGCGTCTGAA from Candidatus Zixiibacteriota bacterium includes the following:
- a CDS encoding Hsp20/alpha crystallin family protein; its protein translation is MTSLMVRPFNGWTREVDRMFNDFFNVPAFRHDVDADFAPRVNIKETKDDIRLTFELPGLDKKDIKVVVTDGNLVVSGERNFREEQKDENSIRTEIRSGKFCRTFTLPDTVKSDSVSADYKNGMLEVKLAKLEEVKPKEVEIKVS
- a CDS encoding J domain-containing protein, which codes for MAKTYYDILGVSETASPDEIKKQFRKLAKKYHPDRNKGDKTAEATFKELSEAYDTLSDPKKKTEYDQMLKYGAFANAGPYASADHGFDWSQFGGNGSTRVHVEGFDNIDDLGELLDSLFGGRAGGPTGSRFDFNMGRSQENQPRKGRDVETELSVSFWEAISGAERLLSRGRGRERLKVRIPAGIEDGGRIRLTGQGEPGLYGGPNGDILITVRVMADPVFSRKGNDIYTLVEIPFTEAILGCKKTISTLTKSVSLTIPPGTQPGTLMRLKGQGLAVGGDQGDLYVEVKVTIPKRLSEKQRKMMEEWEK